One window of Siniperca chuatsi isolate FFG_IHB_CAS linkage group LG15, ASM2008510v1, whole genome shotgun sequence genomic DNA carries:
- the tmem260 gene encoding transmembrane protein 260 isoform X3, whose translation MVAEVFTLNNLFVGLLFFLTVSFHCAENTTQRRKIAHWGALCCGLGLCNQHTLVLYVLVIIPWVLHRLYSHRELSLCGLVSLGACFLAGFLPYIYLPISSYLNTARWSWGDQTTLSGLLTHLLRAEYGTFSLAKTESSVNLTTILKAQLDHCLADLSLPVLVLAGIGLLLSSLDRTCRSVPWVLTAMLVVYSLFFAWRANLDISRPLLLGVVERFWLQSDAAVCVLAGLGLSRTHTELERRLGRGGVWKTTGWVLTMALLAHLVHTNHRECDQSRNSVVERFGRELLASVPTDSIILTRGDLPGNSLRYMYYCQGVRPDVRLVDQEMMTYTWYVAKLAQHHPGVHFPGRWWDPVHPEGKDTFSLEQFLSHNTQRDVFACIGLPEGDPSWKRSFSRWPLGVCDYLVPVQRQFHPQEWALRTRNIYNWSEPHNSFHPVSWEHVANEEMWQARMKTAFFLFDLAERMQGEGKARLFELSYTLYKEIVEAHSDYPPNWDKNLALVCERLLRSGHRGYSPDSLLTCSTQHFSLYLEKEPMDPQEPAIRSAITHLLKERDGLHQSQRQTP comes from the exons ATGGTGGCAGAGGTCTTCACTCTCAACAACCTTTTTGTTGGTCTGCTCTTCTTCTTGACTGTCAGCTTCCACTGTGCTGAAAACACCACCCAGAGGAGGAAG ATTGCACACTGGGGAGCGCTATGCTGTGGCTTGGGGCTCTGTAACCAGCACACCCTGGTGCTGTATGTACTGGTCATAATTCCCTGGGTCCTTCACCGACTTTACTCTCACAGG GAGCTGTCTTTGTGTGGCCTTGTGTCTCTGGGAGCATGTTTCCTCGCTGGCTTTCTGCCGTACATCTACCTGCCCATCTCCTCCTACCTCAACACAGCCCGCTGGAGCTGGGGGGATCAGACCACCCTGTCAGGCCTGCTGACCCACCTGCTGAGGGCTGAATATGGCACCTTCAGTCTG gCAAAGACCGAGAGCTCTGTAAACTTGACCACAATACTAAA ggccCAGTTGGACCACTGCCTTGCAGACCTTTCGCTTCCTGTTCTGGTGCTGGCAGGAATAggccttctcctctcctcattgGACAG AACGTGTCGCTCAGTGCCCTGGGTGTTGACTGCCATGCTGGTGGTCTACTCACTGTTTTTTGCTTGGAGAGCCAACCTGGACATCAGCAGACCCCTACTGCTTGGAGTG GTTGAGCGTTTCTGGCTCCAGAGtgatgctgcagtgtgtgtgctggcaggCCTCGGCTTGAGCCGGACACACACTGAGCTAGAGAGGAGGCTGGGCCGTGGGGGGGTGTGGAAGACCACAGGCTGGGTCCTCACCATGGCTCTGCTGGCACATTTGGTGCACACCAATCACAG GGAGTGTGATCAGAGCAGAAACAGTGTGGTCGAGAGGTTCGGCAGGGAGCTTCTGGCCTCCGTCCCAACAGACTCAATCATCCTGACTAGAGGAGATCTGCCTGGAAACTCCCTGCGATACATGTACTACTGCCAGGGTGTACGGCCTGATGTACGTCTGGTCGACCAGGAG ATGATGACATACACTTGGTATGTAGCCAAGTTGGCACAGCACCACCCTGGGGTCCACTTTCCTGGCCGCTGGTGGGATCCGGTCCACCCTGAGGGGAAAGACACCTTCAGTCTAGAGCAGTTTCTGTCCCACAACACACA gagAGATGTTTTTGCCTGCATTGGACTGCCAGAAGGAGACCCAAGCTGGAAGCGTAGTTTCTCCCGTTGGCCCCTGGGTGTGTGTGACTACTTGGTGCCAGTTCAGAGGCAGTTTCACCCTCAAGAATGGGCCCTTCGAACTCGCAACATCTACAACTGGAGTGAGCCACACAACAG TTTCCATCCTGTGTCCTGGGAGCATGTCGCTAATGAGGAGATGTGGCAAGCCAG GATGAAGACggctttctttctgtttgaccTGGCAGAAAGGATGCAGGGAGAGGGGAAAGCTCGCCTCTTTGAGCTGTCTTACACT CTGTATAAGGAGATTGTGGAGGCCCACTCAGACTACCCTCCAAACTGGGACAAGAACTTGGCACTGGTCTGCGAGAGGCTGCTCCGCTCAGGTCACCGGGGCTACAGTCCAGACAGCCTGTTGACCTGCAGTACCCAGCACTTTAGTCTCTACTTAGAGAAGGAACCCATGGATCCCCAGGAGCCCGCCATACGTTCGGCCATTACTCACCTGCTCAAAGAGAGAGACGGGCTCCACCAGAGCCAGAGGCAAACCCCATAA